Proteins encoded in a region of the Megalops cyprinoides isolate fMegCyp1 chromosome 3, fMegCyp1.pri, whole genome shotgun sequence genome:
- the cysltr2a gene encoding cysteinyl leukotriene receptor 2: protein MVTNRTCLGNVTCNIDNFKHIVYPATYLIIFALGLVGNLFSLCVFLSVWRRKGTLTSVNLYLVNLLLSDLTLVCSLPFRAAYFLMGSNWVFGDFTCRLISYIFYINMYGSVYFLTALSIMRYLAVTCPFKYVRLQSSRGAKVVCLLIWLFVSLVSTPLLTSGTNPHGKDRVQCLELGDDDLDVLVYMNHATIFLSFILPVFIISFCYFFVVRSLLKPREVRGTKRPSYRRSCALVIIVLAIFLVCYLPYHVVRTLFLQAEQEFRRRSGSEVSCDYIERVRKAAVITLCLVTSNSCLDPILFFFVGENFREFFHRKHKKIVRESKRRTENRQARTELQGLKPKECECPEEIRRG, encoded by the coding sequence ATGGTGACAAATCGGACCTGCCTGGGGAACGTGACGTGTAACATCGACAACTTCAAGCACATCGTCTACCCTGCCACGTACCTGATCATCTTCGCCCTGGGCCTGGTGGGCAACCTCTTCTCCCTGTGCGTCTTCCTGagtgtgtggaggaggaaggggacCCTGACCTCCGTCAATCTGTACCTGGTCAACCTGCTGCTGTCCGACCTCACGCTCGTGTGCTCCCTCCCCTTCCGCGCCGCGTACTTCCTGATGGGCTCCAACTGGGTCTTTGGGGACTTCACGTGTCGGCTCATCTCCTACATTTTCTACATCAACATGTACGGCAGCGTCTACTTCCTGACGGCGCTGAGCATAATGCGGTACCTGGCTGTCACCTGCCCCTTCAAGTACGTGCGACTCCAGAGCAGCCGGGGCGCCAAAGTGGTGTGCCTGCTGATTTGGCTCTTTGTGTCCCTGGTGTCCACCCCTCTGCTGACTTCCGGGACCAACCCACATGGCAAGGACCGGGTTCAGTGCCTGGAGCTGGGCGATGACGACTTGGATGTCCTCGTGTACATGAACCATGCCACCATCTTCCTGAGCTTCATCCTGCCTGTCTTCATCATCTCCTTCTGCTACTTCTTCGTGGTGCGGAGTCTGCTCAAGCCGCGGGAGGTGCGGGGGACCAAGAGGCCCAGCTACAGGAGGTCTTGCGCCCTGGTCATCATCGTCCTCGCCATCTTCCTGGTCTGCTACCTGCCATACCACGTGGTGCGGACGCTCTTCCTACAGGCCGAGCAGGAGTTCCGCCGCAGGAGTGGAAGTGAGGTCTCCTGCGATTACATTGAGAGGGTACGGAAAGCCGCTGTCATCACACTCTGCCTTGTCACCTCCAACAGCTGCCTGGACCCCATCCTTTTCTTCTTCGTTGGGGAGAACTTCAGGGAATTCTTCCAcaggaaacataaaaaaatagtCCGTGAAAGCAAGCGTAGGACGGAGAACCGCCAAGCCAGGACTGAACTCCAGGGACTAAAGCCCAAAGAATGCGAGTGCCCAGAGGAAATAAGGAGGGGGTAA